The genomic region TGATCTTAACTTCATCTACCCACCTTGGATCTATAATCCCTAATCCCTTAATCCAacaaaatctatcgatctcaatcTTGAAATTTCCAATTGATCCCAAGCCTCAAATGCTCTTCAGAGGAGAGAGTTTCAGATTTGCATTACACTTGTAAGGAGGTGCTTCCTGACATTACCATGACTCGAATTTTAAGGTTTTGATCTGTACTCCCCTCACCACAACAAATAGTTTCTATTgatcctatcaaatcctttaatcatcttaaacttgctcaattagatcaccccttaatcttctaaactcaagggaatacaagtctAGTTTATACAACCTGTCCTCATCCTTAACCCTTTTAGTCCTGgtttcattctggtgaatctgcgctgctccccctccaaggccaatgtCACCTTCCTGAGGAGCGATGCCCAGAACTGCACCCAGTTCCTCCAGATGGACTCTGACTAGAGCTCGGTACAGCAATAGTAAAATAGATTTGCAGACGCCTTCAGATATAAGCCAACATTCTGTTAGccttttcaattattttttgTACCTGTCCACTTATTTTTAGTGGTTTTTCTACTTGGAGCCCTAAATCACTCTGCTCCTCCACATTTCCTAACTCTCATCCTTTAGAAACTATTCTGTTTTTCCTTCCTTTGGTACAAAATGGATGACCTCTCAACTTCCCAACATTGACCTCCGCCTGCCAGAGTTTTGAACACTCATCTTGTCTATCAATGCCCCTTTCCAACTTTCTGCTCCCATCCACAGTATTTCTTCTGCCACCTAACGTAAGTCTAAATGATGCAGTTGGTCAAGGTGCCACTCGCTCCGTTACCCTTGCCTTCACATGTAACCCTTTCCCGCCCAGCCAGTTCTGGGAAACTTAAACCCCATCACTCCCAGCCCCCTGTGGTCACTTACTTCTCGGCACTGTGGTGGTGTGAGGACCCGCAGGATCCCCCGACAGCGTAAATGGCTCCGTCAATCACCCCGACTCCCACCCGGTTCCTGGGCACGTTCATTGGTGCCCGTTGAATCCACTGGTTGGTCATTGGGTTGTAACACTCCAGGGTGCCCGAGTCCACATTCTCATCCTGCGAGTTATTCCTGCCACCTACTGTATAAAGGAGCCCCAACACCACACAGGAGCCCGTCCCACTGCGAGGCACTGGCATGTCCGCCAGCCGCAGCCACTGTCCTGTCCTGGGGCTGAAGGCTTCCATGTTTGGGAGGGAGCGATGCAGGTACCCCCCGGCTATGTAGATCAGCTGGTTTCCGCGCTGTTTGATGGGAGGCAGCGGTTTGCGGAGGTACATTTCCTGGAAGATCTTGGAGAGGAAATCCCGACACGGGTTGGCCTTGTCAAGAATCGGGCATTCCTGCAGCTGGTGCTTGAGGAACCGAAGGGGCAGAGCGTAGATGTGGAGGGCATTAAGGAGTGCATGGAAGTACTGGGTTCGACCCTCCAGATCCCAGCGCACCCACTCTACACAGGCCTTATAAACCTCCGATTCGCAGAgcacattcagcccatcctgaCTGATAAGGTCCAGAAGTTGGCAGTGCGTCAGATTAAAGAATTCCTCCTCCTTCATCACCTAGTAGAGACAAACTACAGCTCAGAATCAAGTCTGGAACAGCAactcggggtgatggggtggttcTGGGGGTGGGGAAAGTTGGGAAGGGGAGAGCAGGGTAGAggcagacaggggagagagagagagaggagagaccagGATCAAAGTCAGAAGGAGACACTGCAAATAGAGTGCACAaaccagagatagagagagggagaaaatcaGAGGAAGCAAGAGGTGGAGAGggtggcaggggttggggggggggggggagagagagagagagagagagagagagagagaaaaagagagagcgcgagacaaaaagagagagaaaggagagaaagagagagagaaagagagagagagaaagagaaagaaagaaagagaaaaagagtgagaaaaagagaagggagggagagataggaaTGGAGAGTGAgcgaaagaagggagggagagagagggataaagagtcAGTGAAAGAGACCAGAGACGAAGGGAGAGATTGCTTTGGTGTACTGTATATGGATTTACAGAAGGTGTTGTATAATAAACACATAATAAACTCGTTGGCAAAATTGAAGGCAGTGATTAAAGCTTTGGTGACTGCAGGGATACAAAActggctaagggacagaaagcagagagtggtgtCGGCAGTTGTTTTTTAGACCAGAGTGGGGTGTACAGTGGTAACCCCGGGGGTCTGTGTTGGGGCCACAGCTCTTTTTGATTCCCATTAATAACTTGGACTTAGGTtttcagggcataatttcaaagtttgaagatgacacaaagctttGAAATATAGTAAAGAGTGAGGAGGCCaggcttcaggaggacatagattggtgaaatgggcagacacgtgGCCAATGCAGTTTAacacagggaagtgtgaagtgaagTGTCTGGAGTGGGGTTCAAACCCACACCGCCAGCTACCTGAGGGGGTGAGgctcatgccccatccatgccgcGCTGACACGATTCCTATTGGGCTACAGGAAGTACGATGCAAAGCGGATTTCCCAGTTTACCTCAGTGAAGTGAATGTTGATGTATTCCTTCCCTCTCTGCCGAAGCTCGGTGCAGCCAATCTGTTCGGCAAACTGGCAGATGCCAATGGCATTGGCAGAGTCCAGATTCTTGATCAGGAAGTCACAGCAGGCAttgaccacaccctccacctggtACATGGTACTGGCTAGGAGGAGCTGCAgtacacactgctcacccactgagACCCGGGAGGTGTAGGCAAAGTCAATCAGCCGCTCCATCACCTTGGGGTGGATGCCATGGATCTTGACTTCAGGTGCCTGGCGCTCCCGCAGATTGCTGGTGAACATGGCCTTGAAGACAGGGCTGCAGGCAGACAGGACAATCCGATGAGCAGCAAATGTCTGTTCCTTCCCGCCATGGGCCACTCGCACATTCACATCACAAAGCTGCCTGTCTCGCCTCAACTCCTGCATGATACTCAAAGCTCGGGATGGATGGCTCCCAACAGTATAATCCAAATATCCATGACCTTTCAGCGATGGAACAACGACTGCTGCACAGTTAACTGGCAGATTGGTATCTTTCCTCTTGGAGTAAAACATTATTATatcagggaggtggtggggtgggaggggggggtgtgtaggGGGCGGGGATTTCTGCTCTCCCCTTCCTTACAGAGTGGCTGTTTTTGGGCTTTCTTTCGATTGTGGAGGTTTCCGAGGACAGGTGACCGGTCACAAGCTCATCTCACTGTCCAGTTACTAAACACACTTCTGCTCACTCCATCCTTATCCCTCTCCCAGGCCGAAAATCACAAATTCCACTGCTTTTCCAACGTTCTTCTTCCTGTTTTCTGGTGTGAGAATCTCCCTCATGAAcaaaacagtttctctgtccaGAGATCGAGGAGAGGGCGGAAAATGGACAATGTTTTCGGGATGGTAGGACCAATCCCTCAGGATTCAGCGCCTGGGTCCTTGATTGATACTTTGAAGCACCAAAACCCTAGTTGCAGACTTCAGTCACAATCAAGGGCAGCATTACATGACAGTCTTGTACTCTCAATCCCTCTGACCTTATTGGGCAGTCTGTGCAATGGTCCAGCAGTTACAATGATGGCAGTGTTTGGTGTGAGGAGTGGAGGTGGCACTGAAAGGATAGTCCGGGTGAACAGTCCGCCCTGCTCCTGTTCTCCCTTGGCTGCAAATGTGATGGTCACAGTCTGGAGGCAGGATGACCACTCACTAACCGGGATGTGTTCCACACCAAACCGAGCACCAGCAACACAGAATCCTCCGCAGGAAAATATAGCCGGCACTGCAAATAGAGGCAAGGAAATCAGTATCAGTGGCAACATAGTATTAGTCAGattagtcagtgctgggacacactgtcctgttatacatacacacacacagacagcgctgggacactcagtcctattatacacacacagacagcgctgggacactcagtcctgttatacaaacatgctcagtcctgttacaaacacacacacacacacacacacacagtcagtgctggggcactcagtcctgttacacacacacacacacacacagttacagtgCTGGATGTATATCTGATTATAACTGCACCTCAATCTTTAGATGTACAGGAGTCCTGCCCCATTTATGCTTTACTTTCTGTCTGTTTATAAGTAAACATCAGATTGAAGGAGAAATTCATGAAAGACCAGGTAATGGGAGTTAATCATTAGCATGAAGGTTATTCCGTGAGTCCCTGGCTTAGTAATGAATGATAACCATATGTTGGTTAAGtagagctctacctgtcccatccccaaccaccccccccccaccccccacttaaaccagcttatatttcacctcttttctattttgctttagttctgttgaagagtcatacggactcgaaactttatcTATATTCCTCtgcgcaaatgctgtcagacctgctgagtttttccagctatttttatttttatggtTAGCAATGATTCTTACAGACTTTGTTTTAGCTCAGCAGGCACATCTCACCTCTTGAATCACatggttgtaggttcaagtgtcATTCAGAAACTTGAGCCcataattcaggctgacactccccgtgcagtactgagagaatgctgcactgtcactggatGAAACCTAAGTTGAGGTCCCTTCCACCAACTCAGGTCGATGTAaagaaccccccccacccccccctcccctgctctttgaagaATGGTGACAGGGTCTTTTATGTGCACCTGTGAGAACAGACAGGGCTACTCAGCAATTTCAAACCACTAcgaagcctaaaaggaatgaaactggcctaaccacccggcatcgacccagGCACCAGAAGCGACAATGGccatctcagccctgtcaacccagcaaagtcctccttgctaacatctggggactaggaccaaaactgggagagctgtctcacagactcaagaagcaatagcctgacatagtcatactcacggaatcataccttacagataatgtcccagactccaccatcaccatccctgggtatgtcctgtcccaccagcaggacaggcccagcagaggcggtggcacagtgatatacagttgggcAGGACCCCATGAAGACTCATAGCATCAGGGGTTAGGggcaggagggggtttaatttaaacagcgctgatttctcctctcactacccgtCCATAAATGGAAAagtatttttgatttccccctttataagcggtgGTGTAATTTCCCCCACCCTTCGGTGTTTGgaatgatccaatcctctattaataaccccactcGAGCtagggtaaaatcagagggttaatttattttacacacacacaaaaatgcagGGAGGGGGGTGTCACTACCCTGGTACATTCACACTATAAAAGGGGGATAAGGGAAAAAGAGAGGTAAAGGGCAAAGGCCACAGGCaagataagaattattgtttcccatgtgtccagagtccagaatcaaaagtccaatggtgtattccttcagggTGGTTAGCAGGCTGAAGCTAATGCAGGGTGACGCACTTTTCCAGTAGCATTGACTTCCACGATGGGAGACGCATGTAGAAACGGATCAGTTTTGTGGTACACACTGGTAGCAAAGTCCAGACACTCCAGTAGAAAATGGTgcagatgagggccaggcaatttaaacctggacagagctcggtttctgctgctgctttgtcAATGGAAGATGCAGACGGCCTGGATTCAGCTCCACAAGACGATCGTACAGGTTCTAGTCACTTGgtttgggtgggttggtgtgtggtggagggcggggggggggggggggggggggggggggggggggttgttgttaTCATGTAACATTACTCCACTTCTTCCCCTTGGTTTGGACGGATGTACATTCCCAGTCTGGATCCTCGACAGGGTTAATGTTGCATCCATTAATACGTTTCAACGGTTTCAGGGCCTTTCTGTCCTCAGACGTAGCGTCTCCGTTGGCCAGAGCCTGGCCTTAGAAACATAAATGATCTTTGTGCGTCTCCTTGGAATTtgatttctgcagtcacaggAGGCATTAGCGTCTCTTTAGAGATAATGAGATCCTTGCTGTTTTCTGAAGGCTAGAAATTCCTTTTGAGTGAGCCATAGCTAGGCAGGCTTGAGTCAGTGTAAAGTCTTtgtccattatttaaaaaaaattgtcaaaTACCAGGAGGATATAcacatatttatttttattccttcatggcttCTGGGCATGACACACATCAAATATGGACAAGGAatcctcctgctaattaccacgcACCatccccttcagctgatgaatcagtgtcctccatgttgaacatcacttggaggaagcactaagggtggcaaaggcacagaatgttctctgggtgggggacttcaatgtccatcaccaagggtggctcagtaatgccactactgaccgagccggTCAAGTGCTAAAGgatatagctgttagactgggtctgcggcaggtggtgagggaaccaacaagagggaaaaacatacttgacctcatcctctccAAGCTGCCTGTCggagatgtatctgtccatgatcagtatcagcaggagtgaccaccacacagtccttgtggagacaaagtcccgtcttcacattgagaataccctccaacATGTTGTGGGTTTCAAatagacctagcaactcaaaactgggcaaccctgaggtactgtgggccatcaacagcagcagaattgtactcaatcacaatgtGTAACTTCCTAGGCCAGGACattctccactctaccattactatcaagctggggaataaaccctggttcaatgaagagtgtagaagggcatgccaggagcagcaccagacatacctaaaaatgagatgtgaacttggtgaagctacaacacaggactagctctgtccatcacatgccaaacagcagaagcagcatgcaacagaCAGAGCTAGGTGATCTCACAACTAAGGGGTCAGATCAcctagctctgcagtcctgccacatccagtcatgattggtggtggaaaattaaacaactcactggaggaggaagttccacaaatatccccatcctaaatgatgggggagcccagcatagcagtgtaaaagacaaggctgaagcatttgcaacaatcttcagccagaaatgctgaatgGATAATCCACCTCagcagtccccagcatcacagatgccatcttcagccaattcgattccctccatgtgataccaagaaacggctgaaagcgctggattctgcaaaggttaatggccctgacaacattctggcaatagtattgaagacttgggctccagaactagccatgctcctagccaagctgttccagtacaactacaatgcTGGTGTCTACCCAGCAATACAgctttgatccaaacatggacaaaagagctgaattcaagagtgaggtgagagtgactgcccttgacatcaaggctgtacttgaccaagtgtggcatcaagaaaccctagcaaaactggagtcaatgggaatcaggaggaaaactcttcactggttgaagtcaaacctagcacaaaggaagatagatgtggttgttagaggtcagtcatctcagctccaggacatcactgcaggagttcctcagggtagtgtcctcggcccaaccatcttcagccgcttcatcaatgaccttccctccatcataaggtcagaagtggggatgttcgctgatgattgcataatgttcagcaccatttgcaactcctcatatactgaagcagtctgtgtccatatgcagcaagacctggacaatatccaggcttgggctgacaagtggcaagtaacatttgcaccacacaagtgtccggTAATGACCATcatcagcaagagagaatccaaccatctccccatgacattcaatggccttaccatcattgaaccccctactatcaacatcctgggggttatcattgaccagaaattgaactggactagctgtataaatactgtggctacaaaagcaagtcaaaagctaggaatcctgatgtgagtaactcactcctgactccccaaagcctgtccaccatctacaaggcacaagtcaggagtgtgatggaatacttgccacttgcctggatgagtgtagctcccacaacacccatgaacctcgataccatccaggacaaggcagctgcttgattgacaccccatccaccaccttcaacattcacccaCTCCACCACAGATacgctgtggcagcagtgtgtaccacctacaagatgcactgcagcaactcactaagactcctttaacagcgccttccaaacctgcagcctctactagccagaaggacaaggacagcagacacatgggaacaccaccacctggaatttcccctccaagtcactcaccatcctgacttatattggtcgttccttcactgtcgctgggtcaaaatcctggaaatccctccctaacagcactgtacctacaccacatggacggcagcagttcaagaagacagctcatcaccaccttctcaagggcaattagggatgggcaataaatactggcctagccagtgacacccacattccatgaatgaatattaaaaaaggcatctccgacagtgaccgtgcagcaacatcaacaccttgcatttataaagcatctttaagGTTAGTAAAATGCCTCAAGTGCTACACACGAGCACAAGATTCTGACAGCGAGCCACTTAAAGAGATAAGAGGGCTGAAAATCAAGACTTTGGCCATGaagataggttttaaagagcatcttcaaggagaagagagaggctGAGAAGTAATTTCAGAGTTCAGCTGTACAGCTGAaagtatggccaccaatggtggggtgatagaaattgggattgtgcaagaggccagatttaAAAGAGCACTGAGATGTTAGGCTTGTGGAGCTGAAGACGATTACAGAgctagtgagagggagagactatCAGAGCATTTCATCAGTGCTGACCTGGGACAATCAGCCTGGGATAATGTGCTCAGGTTTCTGGGCTGGAATCTGAATGCACAACCTTCCCACACAGAAGCGACATGTGCCCTTCACTGGACCAAGCTGGCACCACTGGGCAGCCTGCGAGTGGTCAAAGAGACTTTAGCTGTTGGCACAAACTGTGTTGAGACATGCGAAGGGGTTCATATCCTTCAGTAAGTCTGCTGACTGGAATGAAGTGACTGGGAACCTGCTTtgtatttttacacagcaagggGGCCCAAGCATTAAAAGCAACAAAATTTGAATGTATACATAAACAACTTGGAACATTCTGCAATGAATATTTTAGAAAGGATTCTTTCCCTATTTTAACTACAGAACTTTCCCTCCCTATTCATCCATTCACATTACCATGGTCACATGCTGATGCAATAAAGCGAGTGACTGTTTTTTTGATTAGTCATTGCCTGTCAGCGACAATATATCTCACAGGGGTTAACCCTTTCAACTCTGCACCTGAAGGTGTGCAGAGGCTGACACTTGACATTGAACAATGCAGGACCATTCTTGCTGGGGCTGTTCAAACCAATAGGAAATCACAGAATAAGATTGAAACCATGACAGTTCCAcagggtacgggttccacacacactgactcacactgggctgtgggttccacacacactgactctcactgggctgtgggttccacacacactgactctcactgggctgtgggttccacacacactgactctcactgggctgtgggttccacacacactgactctcactgggctgtgggttccacacacactgactctcactgggctgtgggttccacacgcactgactctcactgggctgtgggttccacacgcactgactctcactgggctgtgggttccacacgcactgactctcactgggctgtgggttccacacgcactgactctcactgggctgtgggttccacacgcactgactctcactgggctgtgggttccacacgcactgactctcactgggctgtgggttccacacgcactgactctcactgggctgtgggttccacacgcactgactctcactgggctgtgggttccacacgcactgactctcactgggctgtgggttccacacgcactgactctcactgggctgtgggttccacacgcactgactctcactgggctgtgggttccacacgcactgactctcactgggctgtgggttccacacgcactgactctcactgggctgtgggttccacacgcactgactctcactgggctgtgggttccacacgcactgactctcactgggctgtgggttccacacgcactgactctcactgggctgtgggttccacacgcactgactctcactgggctgtgggttccacacgcactgactctcactgggctgtgggttccacacgcactgactctcactgggctgtgggttccacacgcactgactctcactgggctgtgggttccac from Carcharodon carcharias isolate sCarCar2 chromosome 14, sCarCar2.pri, whole genome shotgun sequence harbors:
- the LOC121286736 gene encoding kelch-like ECH-associated protein 1A, with the translated sequence MFYSKRKDTNLPVNCAAVVVPSLKGHGYLDYTVGSHPSRALSIMQELRRDRQLCDVNVRVAHGGKEQTFAAHRIVLSACSPVFKAMFTSNLRERQAPEVKIHGIHPKVMERLIDFAYTSRVSVGEQCVLQLLLASTMYQVEGVVNACCDFLIKNLDSANAIGICQFAEQIGCTELRQRGKEYINIHFTEVMKEEEFFNLTHCQLLDLISQDGLNVLCESEVYKACVEWVRWDLEGRTQYFHALLNALHIYALPLRFLKHQLQECPILDKANPCRDFLSKIFQEMYLRKPLPPIKQRGNQLIYIAGGYLHRSLPNMEAFSPRTGQWLRLADMPVPRSGTGSCVVLGLLYTVGGRNNSQDENVDSGTLECYNPMTNQWIQRAPMNVPRNRVGVGVIDGAIYAVGGSCGSSHHHSAEKYDPEMNQWTFIAPMKARRIGAGVTVWNGLLYVIGGFDGRNRLNSVECYRPEKDEWNSITPMGSPRSGAGVVALNNYIYVAGGYDGREQFSSVERYSIEANKWENVASMKQSRSAMGVTAYRGKIYALGGFNQKGFLDSVECYDPEKDEWTEVTVMPSGRSGMGVAVNMEPCPRNLCPADRDS